Proteins encoded within one genomic window of Panicum virgatum strain AP13 chromosome 1N, P.virgatum_v5, whole genome shotgun sequence:
- the LOC120656301 gene encoding uncharacterized protein LOC120656301 encodes MASHIDFRYLDEGLGGERGKRKRREEAEEAEAAAADSMDLDADAPRPSKLRAMPSLSDPSKPASFGQPTYDGVIAGRVSGRRWKEPRTRRASAVVVSRKPTPLEQRVREKSLKRAYQARKAELKEEIRQNKVAKRKAREEREKRKQENVLRTGTKLQRVTNPKTIQKIAKSKKRKQLKVVPDEFLSGKKSEASRRMQVPGLEN; translated from the coding sequence ATGGCCTCCCACATCGATTTCCGCTACCTCGATGAGGGCCTCGGTGGCGAGCGCGGAAAGCGCAAGCGccgcgaggaggcggaggaggcggaggcggcggccgcggactcCATGGACCTCGACGCCGACGCTCCCCGGCCGTCCAAGCTCCGCGCGATGCCTTCCCTGTCCGACCCCTCGAAGCCGGCCTCCTTCGGCCAGCCCACCTACGACGGCGTCATCGCCGGGCGCGTGTCGGGGCGCCGGTGGAAGGAGCCCCGCACCCGGCGCGCGTCGGCCGTGGTGGTGTCGCGGAAGCCGACCCCGCTGGAGCAGCGCGTCCGCGAGAAGTCGCTGAAGCGCGCGTACCAGGCCCGCAAGGCGGAGCTCAAGGAGGAGATCCGGCAGAACAAGGTGGCGAAGCGGAAGGCGCGCGAGGAGCGGGAGAAGCGCAAGCAGGAGAACGTGCTGCGCACGGGCACCAAGCTGCAGCGGGTCACCAACCCCAAGACCATCCAGAAGATCGCCAAGTCCAAGAAGCGCAAGCAGCTCAAGGTCGTCCCCGACGAGTTCCTCAGCGGCAAGAAGTCGGAGGCCAGCCGGCGCATGCAGGTGCCCGGTCTCGAAAACTGA